tgaaagggactgTTGATTTTAGCCATGTAGTAGGCCCTTTAGAACTGTTTCAGCACTAGTTAAAAACGGTTGCTAGATTGATACGAATGTGATACGAATCGTCATTCGTTGTAATATtgacaactgtcactgtcacaggAGGATTTAATTTCTTTTATGGCAACACTGTCTTTTCTTGTCGACGAGTTATAGGAATGTGAGTTTTGTAAATTTACAAGaaaaatatctatttaaatCTGTGTTAATAAGAAACATTTAAAGCAAATTTCTTCACCAATATAAAGTGTGTGCATCGTACTGTGCGTCGCcattaaaatttttaatattaattaagattTTACACTTATATTGATGAGTTCAAGTCGAAGTTGTACACACAGTTTGATAGTGATTTTTGTGGTGTTTCTCAACATAATTATCATCAAAAGACGTCTTAACTCGTAGGGacattttaaaaacacgataCGCTCATATTATTTGCGTAATTCAAAAGTTGCGAGTCAGTTTTAGTGAATCAAAATACGATTTTAGAGGTTAGTTTTGTTTTCGCAGATCCATCCAAGATGGGTAAGATCATGAAACCCGGGAAGGTGGTGTTGGTCCTCAGCGGCCGGTACGCGGGCCGCAAGGCCATCGTCGTTAAAAACTACGACGAGGGAACGTCGGACAAACCCTACGGCCACGCTTTTGTCGCCGGCATCGACAGGTACCCAAGGAAAGTCCAGAAGAGGATGGGCAAAAACAAAATCCACAAGCGCTCCAAAGTCAAGCCTTTTGTTAAGGTAAGAATTCTTGAATTTTTAACATAACCTAAAAGTTTGTTTTGATAGTGAAAATCTCCATGTTATCTTTGAGATGTCAAGTTTAGATGTTGATTGCATTTTTGTAAGACATACGGAACTTTACGGAAGTAGGCCTTTTAGCCGATGATGACCTAAAATTAAAGCAAAATGCTTACTAGGTACTGATGTAAAATCATTTTATCAAGCTATCAGCTGGCTGAATAAAAACTTGGGTGCAGTATAGTGATACACTAATTTAATAAAGGATCCTTAGCC
The window above is part of the Cydia strobilella chromosome 12, ilCydStro3.1, whole genome shotgun sequence genome. Proteins encoded here:
- the LOC134746236 gene encoding large ribosomal subunit protein eL27 → MGKIMKPGKVVLVLSGRYAGRKAIVVKNYDEGTSDKPYGHAFVAGIDRYPRKVQKRMGKNKIHKRSKVKPFVKVVNYNHLMPTRYTVDFSFEKFSAKDLKDPAKRKKLRFNTRVRFEERYKSGKNKWFFQKLRF